From Aliarcobacter butzleri, the proteins below share one genomic window:
- a CDS encoding sensor histidine kinase gives MLKAKSLYHLIVYSILFIIVLISFFTFIIINNAHEELQEKIHTLKEDYTNNQKALIKNHIDYVIKFIDYYYKENVDKKDLETIKKEVIVAIKDLDLSDNPNEYIFIYDFDGNLLQNSIDNVNVGKNFLNFTDQSGRKIIEELINISKNKDGGFINYFWSKPEIHKEANKISYVKSYDKWNWTIGKGVYLDEIDKLIKLKEADYNQKISNYTLQVTSLTILLIFYSIFIYKNATILIVNDVKEIGKYFKESQKNDEPLNQNNIIFGEFKVIANYATDAMNNIKLKTTMLEDLNKNLEDKVKEKTKELTDLVDSQKSFIKNSVHEINTPLSIIRTNIDLLKMKIPNNNYITNIESGSKTIQYIYDDLSYLIKKDRVVYEKEYLDFTSILKERLEFFDEIIKSNSLYLIQNLEDDLYIKFNITELQRIIDNNLSNAVKYSSSKSPIFVKLYYLNDDEIEFSITTISKKIENVDKIFEDYYRENSSRGGFGLGLKIVKDICDKNLVIINIDSNEKETKFTYRFKINEDTTS, from the coding sequence ATGTTAAAAGCAAAAAGTTTATATCACCTAATAGTTTATAGTATTTTGTTCATAATAGTTTTGATATCTTTTTTTACTTTTATAATTATAAATAATGCACATGAAGAGCTACAAGAAAAAATACATACCCTAAAAGAAGACTACACAAATAATCAAAAAGCTTTAATAAAAAATCATATTGATTATGTAATAAAATTTATAGATTACTATTATAAAGAAAATGTTGATAAAAAAGATTTAGAAACAATAAAAAAAGAAGTAATAGTTGCAATTAAAGATTTAGATTTAAGTGATAATCCAAATGAATATATCTTTATTTACGATTTTGATGGAAATTTACTTCAAAACTCAATAGATAATGTAAATGTTGGTAAGAATTTTCTAAATTTTACAGATCAAAGTGGTAGAAAAATCATAGAAGAACTTATAAATATCTCTAAAAATAAAGATGGCGGTTTTATAAACTATTTTTGGTCAAAACCAGAAATTCATAAAGAAGCAAATAAAATATCTTATGTAAAATCTTATGATAAATGGAACTGGACAATAGGGAAAGGTGTCTATTTAGATGAAATTGATAAACTAATAAAATTAAAAGAAGCTGATTATAATCAAAAAATATCTAATTACACTTTACAAGTAACTTCTCTTACGATTTTACTTATATTCTATTCAATATTTATTTATAAAAATGCAACTATTTTAATAGTAAATGATGTAAAAGAAATAGGAAAATACTTCAAAGAATCACAAAAAAATGATGAACCTTTAAATCAAAATAATATTATTTTTGGAGAATTCAAAGTTATTGCAAACTATGCAACAGATGCAATGAATAATATAAAATTAAAAACAACTATGCTTGAAGATTTAAATAAAAATTTAGAAGATAAGGTAAAAGAAAAAACTAAAGAATTAACAGATTTAGTTGATTCTCAAAAAAGTTTTATCAAAAATTCTGTACATGAAATCAATACTCCTTTAAGTATTATAAGAACAAATATAGATTTACTAAAAATGAAAATACCAAATAATAACTATATTACAAATATTGAATCTGGTTCTAAAACTATTCAATATATTTATGATGATTTATCATATTTAATAAAAAAAGATAGAGTTGTTTATGAAAAAGAGTATTTAGATTTCACTTCTATATTAAAAGAGAGATTAGAATTCTTTGATGAAATTATAAAATCAAACTCTTTATATCTTATCCAAAATTTAGAAGATGATTTATATATAAAATTCAATATCACTGAACTTCAAAGAATCATTGATAATAATTTATCAAATGCAGTAAAATACTCTTCTTCAAAATCTCCAATATTTGTAAAACTTTATTATTTAAATGATGATGAAATAGAATTTTCAATTACAACAATCTCAAAAAAAATAGAAAATGTTGATAAGATTTTTGAAGATTATTATAGAGAAAATTCTTCAAGAGGTGGTTTTGGTTTAGGATTAAAAATTGTAAAAGATATCTGTGATAAAAATTTAGTTATAATCAATATCGACTCAAATGAAAAAGAGACAAAATTTACTTATAGGTTTAAAATAAATGAAGATACTACTTCTTGA
- a CDS encoding DUF4212 domain-containing protein, which produces MNQKKAKEYWKENVFLIIKLLIVWFVISFGCGILFVEQLNLIEINGVKLGFFMAQQGAIYLFIILIIIYIKKMSQIDKKYDVSE; this is translated from the coding sequence GTGAATCAGAAAAAAGCAAAAGAGTATTGGAAAGAAAATGTCTTTTTAATTATTAAATTGCTTATTGTTTGGTTTGTAATCTCTTTTGGCTGTGGAATTTTATTTGTAGAACAGCTAAATCTTATCGAAATAAACGGTGTTAAACTTGGCTTCTTTATGGCACAACAAGGTGCTATTTATCTTTTTATCATTTTGATTATTATTTATATAAAAAAGATGTCTCAAATAGACAAAAAATATGACGTAAGTGAATAA
- a CDS encoding CinA family protein → MFKKIFNKKDMIELQDILRNNKKTITTAESCTGGLVASMITKVSGSSDIFNGSIVSYSNKIKNQELNVNNETLEKFGAVSTEVVNEMLDGAIKKFEADFAIAISGIAGPTGATKNKPVGTVVIGISDANNVKTIDTFYFKGTREEVQIQAAKTALKKILKFVKKTLDN, encoded by the coding sequence GTGTTTAAAAAAATATTTAATAAAAAAGATATGATTGAACTTCAAGACATTCTAAGAAATAATAAAAAAACAATAACAACAGCAGAATCTTGCACAGGTGGATTAGTTGCAAGTATGATTACAAAAGTTTCTGGTTCTTCTGATATTTTTAATGGAAGTATTGTATCTTATTCAAATAAGATAAAAAATCAAGAATTAAATGTAAATAATGAAACATTAGAAAAATTTGGAGCAGTAAGCACTGAAGTTGTAAATGAGATGCTAGATGGTGCTATAAAAAAATTTGAAGCAGATTTTGCTATTGCAATATCAGGAATTGCAGGACCAACAGGAGCAACAAAAAACAAACCAGTAGGAACAGTTGTAATTGGTATTTCAGATGCAAATAATGTAAAAACAATTGATACTTTTTACTTTAAAGGTACAAGAGAAGAGGTTCAAATACAAGCAGCAAAAACTGCTTTGAAAAAAATTTTGAAATTTGTAAAAAAAACTCTTGACAATTGA
- a CDS encoding response regulator transcription factor: protein MKILLLEDELLLNNAISEYLRNIGHMVESFQDGQDVLDNIDSSFDLLILDINVPTVDGFGVLAYLNSKKIHIPTIFISALVDIEDITKAYNLGCREYIKKPFHLGELGIKINQILKKEQNNTSHIRFSENYSYSKDKQTLYFNGEPQNLTKKQLEIIHILVLNINMIVDFERFRVDVWDAENIDNPTIRAEISRLKKALKEDFIKNIRGLGYKIDRYYSV from the coding sequence ATGAAGATACTACTTCTTGAAGATGAGTTATTGCTAAATAATGCTATTAGTGAATATTTAAGAAATATTGGTCATATGGTTGAGAGTTTTCAAGATGGACAAGATGTATTAGATAATATTGATAGTTCTTTTGATTTATTAATTTTAGATATAAATGTCCCAACTGTTGATGGATTTGGAGTTTTAGCTTACTTAAATAGTAAAAAAATTCATATACCAACTATATTTATTTCTGCACTAGTTGATATTGAAGATATTACAAAAGCTTACAATTTAGGATGTAGAGAATATATTAAAAAACCTTTTCATTTAGGTGAACTTGGAATTAAAATAAATCAAATTCTAAAAAAAGAACAAAACAATACTTCACATATTCGATTTTCAGAAAATTACTCATATTCAAAAGATAAACAAACTCTTTATTTTAATGGTGAGCCACAAAATCTTACAAAAAAACAATTAGAAATTATTCATATTTTAGTCCTAAATATAAATATGATTGTCGATTTTGAGAGATTTAGAGTTGATGTTTGGGATGCTGAAAATATTGATAATCCTACAATTAGAGCTGAAATTTCAAGATTAAAAAAAGCACTAAAAGAAGATTTTATAAAAAATATTCGTGGACTTGGATACAAAATCGATAGATATTATTCTGTATAA
- a CDS encoding VC_2705 family sodium/solute symporter, which produces MELQSLIYLFGTITFAIYVGLALWTKASSTKDFYIANNKVNPIFIGVSIATEWIGAASFISIAGTISYLGYNGTPYILGFTGGFVLLTLLVVPYLKKFGKFTIPDFIAQRYYSNKARLLTIIIIILASFIYISAQMKGLGIIFSRFFQVDMNVGLLSAIGILFLYAIFTGMRTNNYTQIAQYIIILFAYTFCAIFLSLQLTNNFLPQLAIFSTTTFDFITPIQTIKEGTPFLIALDKILLDFGFNSYSKSLDLVNVFMITMALMLGTAVLPHLLIKFFALTTVKDAKKSALWALIFVALIFTTISSVASFSKINLLKNVQNIDYEAYTQGELINYDGSTNNGKWLKIWQNTGFISWNDKNEDKKIQINGTANNELFINPDIITLVNAEIANLPNWIIALLISGALAAILATTTGLLLIIVTTISYDLWDEFIYKNNKKHVLKNRIKKLTIILIVFIIVVLATFFTIPFYSIVQTVTISFTLIAATIFPAIILGIFDRRMNKEGAFFGILTGFIFTFCYIVYFLFFNNSIENMSNYLFGITPEGIGTIGAILNFVIALIISRLTPLPPKSVQRLIHKIRIPTNTKKKMEL; this is translated from the coding sequence ATGGAATTACAATCATTAATCTATCTTTTTGGAACTATAACTTTTGCAATTTATGTTGGACTTGCATTATGGACGAAAGCTAGTTCAACAAAAGATTTTTATATTGCAAATAATAAAGTTAATCCAATTTTTATTGGTGTTTCTATTGCAACAGAGTGGATTGGAGCCGCTTCATTTATCTCAATTGCAGGAACAATCTCATATTTAGGATACAATGGAACGCCCTATATTTTAGGCTTTACAGGTGGATTTGTTTTACTTACTCTTTTAGTAGTTCCTTATTTAAAAAAATTTGGAAAATTTACAATTCCAGATTTTATTGCTCAAAGGTATTATTCAAATAAAGCTAGATTACTTACAATTATTATAATTATTTTGGCTTCATTTATTTATATATCAGCACAAATGAAAGGATTAGGAATAATTTTTTCAAGATTTTTTCAAGTTGATATGAATGTTGGTCTATTAAGTGCAATTGGTATTTTATTTTTATATGCAATTTTTACAGGAATGAGAACAAATAATTATACACAAATCGCCCAATACATAATAATTCTTTTTGCTTACACATTCTGTGCAATATTTTTATCATTGCAATTAACTAATAACTTTTTACCTCAATTAGCAATTTTTTCAACTACAACTTTTGACTTTATCACTCCAATTCAAACAATAAAAGAAGGAACACCTTTTTTAATTGCTTTAGATAAAATTTTATTAGATTTTGGATTTAATAGTTACTCTAAATCTCTTGATTTAGTAAATGTATTTATGATAACTATGGCACTTATGCTAGGAACAGCAGTACTTCCACATTTATTAATAAAGTTTTTTGCACTTACGACAGTAAAAGATGCTAAAAAATCTGCTCTTTGGGCACTAATATTTGTAGCTTTAATTTTTACTACTATTTCATCTGTTGCATCATTTTCTAAAATTAATCTTCTAAAAAATGTTCAAAACATTGATTATGAAGCTTATACTCAAGGTGAACTAATAAATTATGATGGTTCAACAAACAATGGAAAATGGCTTAAAATATGGCAAAATACTGGTTTTATATCTTGGAATGATAAAAATGAAGATAAAAAAATTCAAATAAATGGAACAGCAAATAATGAGCTATTTATAAATCCTGATATTATAACTTTAGTAAATGCAGAAATTGCAAATTTACCAAACTGGATAATTGCACTTTTAATTTCAGGAGCACTTGCAGCAATTTTAGCTACAACAACAGGACTACTTCTTATTATTGTAACAACAATTTCTTATGACTTATGGGATGAATTTATATATAAAAATAATAAAAAACATGTACTAAAAAATAGAATAAAAAAACTAACAATTATTTTAATAGTTTTTATTATTGTTGTTTTAGCTACATTTTTTACAATACCTTTTTATTCAATTGTTCAAACTGTTACCATTTCGTTCACTCTTATTGCAGCCACGATTTTTCCGGCAATTATTCTTGGAATATTTGATAGAAGGATGAATAAAGAAGGTGCATTTTTTGGAATTTTAACTGGTTTTATATTCACTTTTTGTTATATTGTGTACTTCTTATTTTTTAATAATTCGATAGAAAATATGAGTAATTATTTATTTGGAATTACTCCAGAAGGGATTGGAACAATAGGAGCAATATTAAACTTTGTAATTGCATTAATCATATCAAGATTAACGCCGCTTCCTCCAAAAAGTGTACAAAGATTAATTCATAAAATTAGAATCCCTACAAATACAAAAAAGAAAATGGAACTTTAA